Proteins co-encoded in one Microcebus murinus isolate Inina chromosome 5, M.murinus_Inina_mat1.0, whole genome shotgun sequence genomic window:
- the ZFP57 gene encoding zinc finger protein 57 homolog, whose protein sequence is MAVGPRVSRALNSVAQTSREPKVSSAVEEENLDSTTKKEDSPSEQTHLSQEATSNPGAPVGRPPLLDSGEVDSSRKETSQPWGPTQEWVKEEGGTREEKVLDWLKPMESVQKTSPWVGEVATALKAAMKTESWWEAWVQKPVTFEDVAVNFSQEEWECLGASQRVLYQDVMSETFRNLESVARAFLHKPDLVSKLEQEEEQWRACLHPPDREGLLSGDKEEARHEQEQNLMDEGTSDDKKVTLACGGACQCPSSALARSVGRTPVFQASQAGPPFFCHACGKGFSRRSSLYSHRFVHSPKQTNSCRKCGKLFRTPKSLSYHRRVHLGERPFSCLLCDKTYCDASGLSRHRRVHLGYRPHSCSVCGKAFRDQSEVKRHQKIHQTQEPVAGTRDCTVRIPGATAGCQTPIIGSPGAVQELVGVGHAPVARTQESTLRTECPVAQTQPPVLENEAPATSTQAPNTKAPCLGSRSNFHPVKPSRFMVSCPHCPSTFSTKDYLSSHQKTHPTEQLNCCFHCAKSFSSFSRLARHQQTHWKQKIYRCPICDLCFGEKEGLVGHWKGYKGRELCLGSSRKCWVTLGQWLGFFHDAAPMAGKDEKRVGNGSPPWIHTPRRRGKRAKQKRQQGLET, encoded by the exons ATGGCAGTTGGGCCAAGGGTGAGCAGGGCCCTCAACTCTGTGGCCCAGACCTCGAGGGAACCAAAGGTGTCCTCAGCCGTGGAAGAGGAGAATCTGGACAGCACAACCAAAAAGGAAGACAGCCCCTCGGAGCAGACACATTTGTCACAGGAAGCCACATCAAATCCTGGGGCCCCTGTGGGGCGTCCCCCTCTGCTTGATTCTGGGGAGGTGGATAGCTCCAGGAAGGAGACCAGCCAGCCCTGGGGGCCAACCCAGGAGTGGGTAAAGGAAGAAGGAGGCACCAGGGAAGAGAAAGTGCTTGACTGGCTGAAGCCGATGGAATCCGTGCAGAAGACGTCCCCGTGGGTGGGCGAGGTGGCAACTGCCCTGAAGGCAGCCATGAAAACAGAGAGCTGGTGGGAAGCATGGGTGCAG AAGCCAGTCACCTTTGAGGATGTGGCAGTGAATTTCTCGCAGGAAGAGTGGGAATGTCTCGGTGCCAGTCAGAGGGTCCTTTACCAGGATGTCATGTCAGAGACCTTCAGGAACCTAGAGTCTGTGG CCAGAGCCTTTCTGCATAAACCAGATCTGGTCAGCAAGCTGGAGCAAGAAGAGGAGCAGTGGAGAGCGTGtctccatcccccagacagagAAGGTCTCCTTTCAG GAGACAAGGAGGAGGCTCGTCATGAACAAGAGCAGAATCTGATGGATGAGGGGACTAGTGACGACAAGAAGGTCACTCTCGCTTGCGGAGGGGCCTGCCAGTGCCCGTCCTCTGCTCTAGCCAGGTCTGTGGGCAGGACCCCCGTGTTCCAAGCATCCCAGGCTGGGCCACCCTTTTTCTGCCACGCCTGTGGCAAGGGTTTCAGCAGGCGCTCCTCCCTCTACAGCCACCGGTTTGTCCACAGCCCCAAGCAGACTAACAGCTGCAGGAAGTGCGGGAAGTTGTTCCGGACCCCCAAGTCCCTTAGCTACCACCGACGCGTGCACCTGGGGGAGAGGCCCTTCTCTTGCTTGCTCTGTGACAAGACCTACTGTGATGCTTCTGGGCTGAGTCGCCACCGCCGCGTCCATCTGGGTTACCGGCCCCACTCGTGCTCTGTGTGCGGGAAGGCCTTCCGGGACCAGTCTGAGGTCAAACGCCACCAGAAGATACACCAAACCCAAGAGCCGGTGGCCGGAACCCGGGACTGCACTGTGAGGATTCCAGGCGCCACCGCTGGGTGCCAGACGCCCATCATTGGAAGCCCAGGGGCGGTCCAGGAGCTTGTGGGTGTGGGCCACGCACCGGTGGCCAGGACCCAGGAATCCACACTTAGAACTGAGTGTCCTGTGGCCCAGACCCAACCCCCTGTGCTTGAGAACGAAGCCCCTGCGACCAGCACCCAGGCACCTAACACTAAGGCCCCCTGCCTAGGTAGCAGATCCAACTTTCATCCAGTGAAGCCCTCACGATTCATGGTCTCTTGCCCCCATTGTCCCTCGACTTTTAGCACGAAAGACTATCTTTCCAGCCACCAGAAGACCCATCCCACAGAGCAGCTTAACTGCTGCTTCCATTGCGCCAAGTCCTTCAGTTCATTCTCCAGGCTGGCCAGGCACCAGCAGACCCACTGGAAGCAGAAGATCTACCGCTGCCCGATCTGTGACCTGTGCTTTGGAGAGAAGGAGGGCCTCGTGGGTCACTGGAAGGGCTACAAAGGCCGGGAACTGTGTCTGGGCAGCAGTCGTAAATGCTGGGTCACCCTGGGCCAGTGGCTTGGCTTCTTCCACGATGCCGCCCCCATGGCTGGAAAGGATGAAAAGCGTGTAGGAAATGGGTCTCCTCCCTGGATCCACACGCCCCGGAGGCGGGGCAAGCGGGCAAAGCAGAAGAGGCAGCAGGGTCTTGAAACATAA